The genomic window CGTTAAGTTTGTAACAGGAGAAGTCGGGTGCTTAACAACATATCTAACTTTTTTTCTTTGCGCCAATTGACAATCCCCGCCATTGGTCTAATTTTCACCCTTGGTGTGGTGGGTGAAAAAACTCTACTCAATAATCAGATTAAACAATCGCCTTACTCTACACAAGGGATTGCCGCTACTCTCCCCAAATTGACGCAGCAAAAACAAGATAGTTCCTCGACTCCTCTGTTAGTGCAACTAAGACAAGTTCGTGACCAAAGAAGTCAACTCAACACCGCAGCTAAAGATACGCAAAGCATTACCAATCTTCAGTCACAGCAACCTAGACTAGCTTCCTCTGTCAGTTTAGAAAAGAATATTAATACTCAAAAAGCTGCCAAAAACTCAGGACTCAACCAAAAAGTCAACATACCTACAAAAGATGGGATTTATCTGTATGGTCAATCAGCACAACCAAACCAGATAGGACAAGGTTATGTTGTATTTCAAAAACGGCAAGGTAGATTAGTTGGTGCATTATATATGCCTAGGTCTGAGTTTAGCTGTTTCCAAGGCACACTCAACCAATCTGGAGAGTTGGCAATGACTGTTACGACTACACCAGATGCAGGTATTTCACCAGATGTAGCTACAACTAGTAGAATACCTACATTTTCCAGCGATGAGCCAATGACTTATGCCCACTCTGTAGCCTTGCAAGACTATCACCAGATTAACGCTATTAGTGGGAACGATCGCCGCATTCTCCAAATGTGTACTCAACGTTAACTGTCACCTGTCACCTGTCCCCTGTCACCTAACTAAAACTCAATCCCTGGTTGCGCCTTGACGTTTTGATCACGGAAAGGATGCTTAACCAGGGTCATCTCTGTAACTAGGTCAGCACGGTCAATGATAGCGGCGGGTGCGCCTCTACCAGTGAGGATGACGTGTTTATTGGGTGGCTTTTCTGCTAGACCAGCTAACACTTCATCAACTTGTAAATATCCCATTTTAAGCGCAATATTAATTTCATCTAATAGCACCACCTGAAAATCAGGGTTGCGGATAAATTCTAGTGATTTTTCCCAAGCTGCGCTGGCTTTTTCCAAATCGCGATCGCGGTCTTGGGTTTCCCAGGTGAAGCCTTCCCCCATTGCGTGAAATTCTATTTGGTCTGCCCAAAGGCTGAACACCTTTTTTTCTGAAGGTTCCCACGAACCTTTGATGTATTGGACAATGGCTACTTTGTAACCATGACCAAGCGATCGCAACACCATACCCAAGGCGGCGGTTGTTTTCCCTTTACCGTTACCAGTATTGACAATAATTAACCCTTTTTCTGGCACAGCTGATGCTATGCGTCGTTCTTGTACTTCTTTACGACGCTGCATTTTTTCGCGGTACTGTTCATCAGTCAGATTGGCTGACATTATTTCATCAATTAAACGCTCAATTTCCTTATCTGATTCTAATGCTTCTGGTGTATCACTTGTCATCAAAGTCATCGGAGGATACAGAAAATAGATGTTACAACTAAAAAAAACAAGAAAAATTCGTACTGAAATTAATCAGCATCTGGGGTGGATTTAGCAGAGAATCAAGAAAATTTTGTCAAAACAGGCGGATATTTCTACTAAATCTGCTCCTGTAGGAGATGTTGCGTGCATGATTTAGTGTGAGGCTGTATAAAAATATATGTGGTGAATCTGTCTATAGCGGTTATCGTTTTAGTGAGGTACAAGAACCCCAACCTCCTCCCCGCACGCAAAGAGGGGGCTATGATATACCTCATGTGATTAAGAAACGCTCTAATTGTCTGCTAATTTTTGCAATTGAGTTTTGAGTCTTGAGTATGTCTAATCAGATTACGCTAGAGAATATTGATAATATACTTACCTTTGTAACATTATTTTCTAATCAAGACTGCCAGCTATATGACATACAAACAGAACCTCTAACGTTAGACCCCTACAACTATTCTAAAGAATTTCATCGATTCATCACAGCACTTTACACAGAAAAATTTGTCATATCTTTTGATTGGACAAATTGGCAGCATGAAGCGAATCTTTTTATAACTACTCCCGAATTATTAAATGTAGCCGATATTTCTACAATACAGAAATTATTTACTAGCCACGTTCGTAAAGAACGTTTTTGTAGTGGACATCTAGCACAACTAATAGATAATGGTCATTTTTTGACAATATTGCAGCGACTACAAGTCATCTATAAGGATTTAATTTGAGAAAATCCTGACAAATCCAGTCACAGAAATATATAGAGTAAATAGAAATTGTTCAAGGTAAACTTTTCTATAAATAGGGTATAGAAGAAGCCATAATACAAACCGGAACTCTTTTATAAGCAGGTGTGCCACTTTGCGGATCAATTTTGGCTTTAAATAACACATTAGCTTCAGGATAAAACATAAAAGCTACACCCTCAAGAATCGCCCCGCAAATAATTTCAATATTGTCTAATTCTCCCCTATCTCCTTTGACTATGACTCGCTGATGTTCTTGAAATCCGGCTTTTCTGACATCCAGAGGATTCATTAAAATACAGTGACGATGGGACATTCCTCGATATTTATCTTCACTGCGATAAACTACTGTATTATGTTGACCATAACTGCGTCCTGTGCCTAAAATTACTACAATCCCTGGCTGATTTTCTGCCACACCAAACTCTGATTTAGTGGGTACTGATAATTGTGGTAAAGGAGTGACAAACATCTGCGCTTTACCATCAGATGTGGGAAATTTTGGTTCATCCAAAATCCGCCCTTCAATCATAAATTCTTCTTTCGTCTGGTCAATTGTGCTAATTTTTTGATAGTCAGGAATAGTTTTAGCAATTAATTCTCTCACATAAACTGTATCTTGCAGTTTACGCCAATTTATCGGGCTTTCATCATGTAAACGATGAGCAATTTCTGTAATTAATTCTACTTCGGAAATCAAGTCAGCATTGGGTGATTGCAAATGACTTTTACCTGCATTATTTAACCGCACAAAGTTATTACCAGATTCAGTTGTTGTTTTGTGAGGGTTTTCAAAGCGATTAAATACAGGTAATATTAAAGTATGCTGTTTTCCTAATCCGTGAAAATGTCCTAGGTTCGGTTTAGTTGCTACATAAAATATAGTGTTTATTTGTGACAATGCTTGTTTTGCTTGGTGTAAATCGGGGTTAGCTGCATACAAATTTCCCCCTAAACAAAATAATGTATCTATTCTACCTAATTCTGCTGCTGTTATTAAGTCACGGGTATGATAACCAGGAGTTTCATTTAAGGGCTTTCCTAATAGTTGAGATAGGGCTTGTTTGATTTCTTCTCGCAAGTTGACAGTGACACCCATTGAACCAAATCCTTGGACATTAGAATGTCCTCGAATTGGCATTGTCCCAGCACCAATTTTACCAGCATTGCCTGTAATTAAGGCTGTATTAGCAATACTAAAAATATTGTCTACACCATTAGCGTGTTGAGTTATACCCATAGCCCAGGCAAAAACTACCCGCGCTGATGTACCAATCATATAAGCTGCTGCGGTGATTTCTTCTTGGGATAAACCACAGGTATTAGTGATACTATCCCAGGATATATTATTAGCGTAATTTACAACTTCTTGCCAATTTTGTGTATAGGATTTAAGATAGTCTGTCTTGATCAAATTCTGGGCAATTAGAGATTTTTGCAGTCCTACAAATAATGCGGTATCACTACCAGGAATTGGTTGTAAGTATAAAGAAGATATATCTGAACCGCCTGTGAGTAAAGATTTGATAGGAAATGCGGGAGATGCAAATTTAACTAAACCGATTTCAATTTGAGGATTAATAATAATTACTTTACCGCCTCTTTCCCGCAATTTGATTAATTCGTTCATCAGTCGCGGATGATTTGCAGGTGCGTTAGAACCAATTAAAACAATACAATCACTATGTTTTAAGCTCTCTAGGCTTACCATTGATGTACCTGAGCCGAAAACCTTCTTTAACCCCACTGTTGAGGGTGCGTGACACAAATCTGAACAGTCTGCTAGATTATTACTACCTAGCGATCGCATGAATAATTGTAGTAAATAAGCCGCTTCATTAGATGAACGTCCCGAACTATAACTAGCAATTCGTGCCGGTGGTAAATTAAAAGCCTGTGTAGCGATGTGGTAAACTTCTTCCCAGGTTATACGTTGATAATGGGATGAACCTGATCTGAGAATGACAGGATAACTTAATCTACCCAAGCGATCGCACCCTTGAGAATCCAGTTTTTGTAATTCACTGATACTATGTACTTGGAAAAAATCTCGTTTAATCCCTGGTTGCAATTCCGCAGCGATCGCCTCTACACTTTTAGCACAGCGTTGTAAATATTCTCCCGCTTCATTAACAAACCCCCCTTTTTGTCCACCCGTACCCCACGCGCAAGATAAACACGCACTTTTATGATTGAGAGTTTGCCATAATTTTAATCCCTGCGGTGAGAGAGTTTGCTCTACCCAATACTGAATTACAGGTAAACCACCCCCAGCAGGGGAGCTAGACTTGCTTTCGGGTAAATTATCCATAGTTAGCTAAATCTCAACTCGCTTAACTAACTATTATTATTGCTAAAAATTATTTGGCTTCGCAGGATGTTGCAGAACAGAAATATAAACCGGGTGCGGCTTTTTAGAAAAGACAGTATCCTGAAGCTCATCACGTAAAGTTTTGTAATCATGCACGCATTTTGCGTAAAATCCTCTGCTAAGAGAAGATACCAGAATAGATATTCTCTACTGGAGTTATGGAGTGTGAGATGACGAATGATTTCCCACAAAAAGACGACACTCTCAACCAAGAACTACAAAAGCTAGTTAATGAAGCCAAGCAATATCCTGCTGACAGTCAAAACCCCACTGACAGAGCAAAACGACGCATAGCTTTAAATAAGCTGATCAATGCTATTAAATATTCTGGGAAATTGAGTAAGCAAACTAAGTGGTTAGAATCACCCCAATATGAAGATTATTATCATGAAGCATTACAACTCACATTCATAGAAATTTGTCAAAAAATAGAAAAATATGATCCACAATATTCTGTAATGCAGTGGGTAAATATAATCTTCTCCCGACGAATGTCGGATGTGAGACAAAAAGACCAAAAAAGAGGAATGACTTGGCTTCCCAAACAGCAAGAAATTGACTCTTTAGATACATTAAACCAAGAAGTACCCGTAGAGAGTGAGATATCTAACGAAGAACAACTAAAAGAAATTATTGAAAATGACCCAGAGAATTTTTTAAGTAGCCAGTATGTTAAGGAAAATCCCCAAGCTAATTTAAAAGTTATTTTGCTATTGATTATAGAAGGTAAACAATGGAAAGAAATTTCTGAAGAATTAGGCGTACCAATTTCAACAGCTTCTGATTTTTATCGCCGCCGAATGCGTAATATTGTCACCTATCTAAAGAAGTATATATAGAAACTGAATTAATTATCTTAGAAAACTTTGGAGATTGTCTAATGAAAAGTATCACCGATCAATTAACATTTAGCGTAACTTTAACTAACAAAGCTCGTACTATTGCTGAAGAATATAGCAAAGGAATTTCTAACCCTCTTAAAAAGCAACAAATTTATCTCAATACTTTAGCTGTGTATGCTGTAGATTACTATCTCCAGTGTATGGGATTTGCCACTGATTTAGAGGGGAGTGATAGCCGCGATCGCCTGACAATTCAACTGATGAATGTAGCTGATTTAAACATAAAAAACATCGGTAAATTAGAATGTCGTCCAGTATTAACAAACACCGAAATATGTGAAATTCCGCCCGAAGTTTGGTCAGACAGAGTTGGTTATATAGCAGTACAATTCAATTCCGACTTCCAAGAAGCAACCATTTTAGGTTTTACACCTCAAGCCGCAGCAGAAATTCCTCTACATCAGTTGCAATCCTTAGATGATTTCTTAATTTATTTGAGCGAACTAGAAATAGCTAACTCCTCCCAAATAGAAAAATCACCAACTATGGTGAAAATTGGGCAATGGTTAGATGGATTTGTTGATGCAGGTTGGCAAACTATTGAGCATCTATTAAATCCCCAACAATTGGGATTAGCTTTTAAAAGTACCGTGACGATGACACGAGGGCAAAAAATCGACTTGGGGATGAATCTTGACAAAATCTCTGTAGCTTTAGTAGTCAAAATTTCTGAGCCAAAAGCAGGAGAAATTGACATCTTAACCCAAGTATATCCTATTGGAAATAATGTTTTACCTGAAGGAGTGGAGTTAAGCATTAAAGATGAATCAGGAGAAGATGTTTTATCAGTCACATCAAGAAATGAAGATAATTGGATTCAATTAGAGTTTAGTGCTGAAGTAGGAGAAAAATTCCAAATCATAATCACTCATAAAGAATTTCAACAAACAAGAATATTTGAAATTTAATAACTCTTGACTCTACTCTCCGCGCCTCCGCGCCTCTGCGTGAAATCCATAAACTTCTGTTCACAACACCAATAGTCTAGTTTCTATGAATAAAACCATAACCCTGATTGCTTCCCTACTCTTATTCCCTTCCCACACCTTTGCTGTTCAAACATTCCCTGATAAAGTTTCCCAAACAAAAGTAGAAACTTCCACTTGTCAAATCACACCAGAAAACCCAGAAACCGGAGAGTATTCCGAAAAACAACTGCAAACCCTCGCCGAGAACATTACAGTCAGAGTAATTGGTGACAATAACGGAGGTTCAGGAATATTACTCGCTAAAAAAGGCAATACCTATTTAGTAATGACCAACTCCCATGTAATTAGAGGAATGAACAGCCTTAACCTCCAAACATCTGACGGTAAAACTTATCCTGCACAAATTCTTCCCAAAACTAACTTTGATAAATTTGATTTAGCTTTAATTCAATTCGAGTCAAACCAAAACTATTGTTTACCCGAACAGGAAAAAATTGCTACATCAGTTCCCAACCCAGAGACACCAGTCATGGCGGTGGGATATTCCTCAGAAAAAAGACAGCTAGTATTTCGCACAGGTAAAGTACAACAAATTGCCCAACGACCGCTTAAAGAAGGATATCAAATTGGTTACACCAGCGATATTGAACAGGGAATGAGTGGCGGTGTAATTCTCAACTCGCGTGGAGAACTAATTGGGATAAATGGTAGAAGTGCTTATCCCATTTTTAACACAGGTTATGTATATCCTGATGATTCTAGACCGACAGAAGCAGAAATCCAGGAAATGCGAAAAGTAAGTTGGGGAATACCAATCTCAACTTTTTTAGCGCAGGTTAATACAGAGATATTAACAGCTTATTCTTTACCTTTACCACAATCACAACCTGATGTACCTACAACCCAATTAACCGGATGGTTAAGAGACTTAGAACAAAAAGCCAAACAAATCACCGTTAGAATTGATAGTAGTAGTAACGCTAATGGTTCGGGAATAATCATTGCTAAAAATGGGGATACTTATACAGTATTAACAGCAGCGCACGTTGTTTGTGAAAGAGAAGATGCTACTCAGCCATGTGGAAACTATAACTATCAAATACTTGCGCCAGATGGTAAACAATATGCTATAGATAAAAGCACGATTAAAACAGAAGAAGGTGTAGATTTAGGGGTTGTTAAATTTACTGCTAGTAACCAGAATTATCAAGTTGCGACTTTAGCAAATTATAATCCTAATGATTACGATTATATGTTAACTGCTGGCTATCCCAAATTAGGGAATAATTCACCTTGGCGGTTGACAATGGGGCAGATTTTTGAAAAAGAACAAGGATTACTACAATCTAGACAATCAGATTTTCAAACTGATAGTTCTAGCCAATTACAAACAGCGAGTTCTTTAACCGGAGGATATGAGTTAGTTTACAGCAGCATCACCTATGGTGGCATGAGTGGCGGGCCAGTATTAGATTTTATGGGAAGAGTGATTGGGATTCATGGACGTGCAGAAGGGGAACAAGCCATTGATGAGAAAACAGGAGATAGGGGTACTAGTGATGGAAGAGTACAACTAGGCTATAGTTTAGGTATTCCAACCAGTACCTTTTTAGGGTTAGCAACAAGATTGGGAGTGCAAGCGCAAAAAGTAGAAACTAATGCTGCACCGCAATTAAAAGCCGAACAAATTAAGTCTATTCAAGCAGCGACATTATCAACAGATATCGACAAAGGAAATGCTACAGCTAGCCAATGGATAGAAAGAGGAAATCAACTGTGGCGATTGCGTCGTTATGAAGAAGCAGTCACAGCATTTGATGAAGCCATCAAGCTAAAACCAGCATTTGTTTATTTAGCTTATTATGGCAAGGGTTTAGCTTTGGGGTGGAGTGGAAAAGATCCAGAAGCAATAGCTGCATTAGAGTCAGCAACCAAACTCAAACCGGACTTTGTAGCTGCTTGGCAAAAACTAAGTTCATTTTATCGTATATTCCAGCAGCCAGAAAAGGGGTTAGTAGCAATAGAAAAAGCAATTCAACTCCAGCCAAACAACCCAAACTTGTACAATGAGAAAAAGCAATTATTAGAGAATTTAAAACGATATGCAGAAGCAGAAGCAGCAATAAATAAAGCAATTGAACTCAATCCCCGTGCTGCGTTTTACAGTAATCGTGGTAATATTTACAAAGAGCAGAAGCAATGGGAATTAGCACTCGCTGATTACACCAAAGCCATTGCGATTAATCCTCAACATGCTTCTGCTTACTACAATCGGGGTATTCTTTACGAAGAGCAGAAGAAATGGGATTTAGCACTCGCTGATTTCACCAAAGCTATTACAATTAATCCTCAGTCTGCTAATGCTTACTACAATCGGGGTGTTCTTTACAAAGAGCAGAAGAAATGGGATTTAGCACTCGCTGATTACACCAAAGCCATTACAATTAATCCTCAGTTTGCTCTTGCTTACTACAATCGGGGTAATCTTTACAAAGAGCAGAAGAAATGGGATTTAGCACTCGCTGATTACACCAAAGCCATTACAATTAATCCTCAGTTTGCTGATGCTTACTACAATCGGGGTATTCTTTACAAAGAGCAGAAGAAATGGGATTTAGCACTCGCTGATTACACCAAAGCCATTACAATTAATCCTCAGTTTGCTCTTGCTTACTACAATCGGGGTAATCTTTACAAAGAGCAGAAGAAATGGGATTTAGCACTCGCTGATTACACCAAAGCCATTACAATTAATCCTCATTCTGCTAGTGCTTACAACAATCGGGGTATTCTTTACGAAGAGCAGAAAAAATGGAATTTAGCA from Nostoc sp. UHCC 0870 includes these protein-coding regions:
- a CDS encoding sigma-70 family RNA polymerase sigma factor; protein product: MTNDFPQKDDTLNQELQKLVNEAKQYPADSQNPTDRAKRRIALNKLINAIKYSGKLSKQTKWLESPQYEDYYHEALQLTFIEICQKIEKYDPQYSVMQWVNIIFSRRMSDVRQKDQKRGMTWLPKQQEIDSLDTLNQEVPVESEISNEEQLKEIIENDPENFLSSQYVKENPQANLKVILLLIIEGKQWKEISEELGVPISTASDFYRRRMRNIVTYLKKYI
- a CDS encoding serine protease codes for the protein MNKTITLIASLLLFPSHTFAVQTFPDKVSQTKVETSTCQITPENPETGEYSEKQLQTLAENITVRVIGDNNGGSGILLAKKGNTYLVMTNSHVIRGMNSLNLQTSDGKTYPAQILPKTNFDKFDLALIQFESNQNYCLPEQEKIATSVPNPETPVMAVGYSSEKRQLVFRTGKVQQIAQRPLKEGYQIGYTSDIEQGMSGGVILNSRGELIGINGRSAYPIFNTGYVYPDDSRPTEAEIQEMRKVSWGIPISTFLAQVNTEILTAYSLPLPQSQPDVPTTQLTGWLRDLEQKAKQITVRIDSSSNANGSGIIIAKNGDTYTVLTAAHVVCEREDATQPCGNYNYQILAPDGKQYAIDKSTIKTEEGVDLGVVKFTASNQNYQVATLANYNPNDYDYMLTAGYPKLGNNSPWRLTMGQIFEKEQGLLQSRQSDFQTDSSSQLQTASSLTGGYELVYSSITYGGMSGGPVLDFMGRVIGIHGRAEGEQAIDEKTGDRGTSDGRVQLGYSLGIPTSTFLGLATRLGVQAQKVETNAAPQLKAEQIKSIQAATLSTDIDKGNATASQWIERGNQLWRLRRYEEAVTAFDEAIKLKPAFVYLAYYGKGLALGWSGKDPEAIAALESATKLKPDFVAAWQKLSSFYRIFQQPEKGLVAIEKAIQLQPNNPNLYNEKKQLLENLKRYAEAEAAINKAIELNPRAAFYSNRGNIYKEQKQWELALADYTKAIAINPQHASAYYNRGILYEEQKKWDLALADFTKAITINPQSANAYYNRGVLYKEQKKWDLALADYTKAITINPQFALAYYNRGNLYKEQKKWDLALADYTKAITINPQFADAYYNRGILYKEQKKWDLALADYTKAITINPQFALAYYNRGNLYKEQKKWDLALADYTKAITINPHSASAYNNRGILYEEQKKWNLALADFTKAITINPQFAGAYYNRGILYKEQKKWDLALVDYTKAIAINPQLAEAYINRGILYKEQKKWDLALADYTKAININPHSASAYNNRGNLYNEQKKWDLALADYTKAININPHSASAYNNRGNLYNEQKKWDLALADYTKAININPHSASAYNNRGILYKEQKKWDLALADYTKAININPQLAQAYLGLSFVYSEKGDKQKAIQNLQQAAQLFQAQGNTTSYNTVMNFLKKLQQ
- a CDS encoding DUF6508 domain-containing protein → MSNQITLENIDNILTFVTLFSNQDCQLYDIQTEPLTLDPYNYSKEFHRFITALYTEKFVISFDWTNWQHEANLFITTPELLNVADISTIQKLFTSHVRKERFCSGHLAQLIDNGHFLTILQRLQVIYKDLI
- the cobO gene encoding cob(I)yrinic acid a,c-diamide adenosyltransferase, with amino-acid sequence MTSDTPEALESDKEIERLIDEIMSANLTDEQYREKMQRRKEVQERRIASAVPEKGLIIVNTGNGKGKTTAALGMVLRSLGHGYKVAIVQYIKGSWEPSEKKVFSLWADQIEFHAMGEGFTWETQDRDRDLEKASAAWEKSLEFIRNPDFQVVLLDEINIALKMGYLQVDEVLAGLAEKPPNKHVILTGRGAPAAIIDRADLVTEMTLVKHPFRDQNVKAQPGIEF
- a CDS encoding DUF1822 family protein; amino-acid sequence: MKSITDQLTFSVTLTNKARTIAEEYSKGISNPLKKQQIYLNTLAVYAVDYYLQCMGFATDLEGSDSRDRLTIQLMNVADLNIKNIGKLECRPVLTNTEICEIPPEVWSDRVGYIAVQFNSDFQEATILGFTPQAAAEIPLHQLQSLDDFLIYLSELEIANSSQIEKSPTMVKIGQWLDGFVDAGWQTIEHLLNPQQLGLAFKSTVTMTRGQKIDLGMNLDKISVALVVKISEPKAGEIDILTQVYPIGNNVLPEGVELSIKDESGEDVLSVTSRNEDNWIQLEFSAEVGEKFQIIITHKEFQQTRIFEI
- a CDS encoding FdhF/YdeP family oxidoreductase codes for the protein MDNLPESKSSSPAGGGLPVIQYWVEQTLSPQGLKLWQTLNHKSACLSCAWGTGGQKGGFVNEAGEYLQRCAKSVEAIAAELQPGIKRDFFQVHSISELQKLDSQGCDRLGRLSYPVILRSGSSHYQRITWEEVYHIATQAFNLPPARIASYSSGRSSNEAAYLLQLFMRSLGSNNLADCSDLCHAPSTVGLKKVFGSGTSMVSLESLKHSDCIVLIGSNAPANHPRLMNELIKLRERGGKVIIINPQIEIGLVKFASPAFPIKSLLTGGSDISSLYLQPIPGSDTALFVGLQKSLIAQNLIKTDYLKSYTQNWQEVVNYANNISWDSITNTCGLSQEEITAAAYMIGTSARVVFAWAMGITQHANGVDNIFSIANTALITGNAGKIGAGTMPIRGHSNVQGFGSMGVTVNLREEIKQALSQLLGKPLNETPGYHTRDLITAAELGRIDTLFCLGGNLYAANPDLHQAKQALSQINTIFYVATKPNLGHFHGLGKQHTLILPVFNRFENPHKTTTESGNNFVRLNNAGKSHLQSPNADLISEVELITEIAHRLHDESPINWRKLQDTVYVRELIAKTIPDYQKISTIDQTKEEFMIEGRILDEPKFPTSDGKAQMFVTPLPQLSVPTKSEFGVAENQPGIVVILGTGRSYGQHNTVVYRSEDKYRGMSHRHCILMNPLDVRKAGFQEHQRVIVKGDRGELDNIEIICGAILEGVAFMFYPEANVLFKAKIDPQSGTPAYKRVPVCIMASSIPYL